One window of Hyphomicrobiales bacterium genomic DNA carries:
- a CDS encoding iron-sulfur cluster assembly accessory protein — MSTKRPRPKVMTLTAAAAERMREIMEQSENEVFGVRIGVVKGGCAGMEYTMEYAGAPAPGDEIVEDQGVRLLIDPKAILFLLGTEMDFKEDMLSSGFVFNNPNQTSACGCGISVEIRPADGAALGGYEAPARS; from the coding sequence ATGAGCACGAAACGCCCCCGCCCGAAAGTCATGACGCTGACCGCGGCCGCCGCCGAGCGGATGCGCGAGATCATGGAGCAGTCCGAGAACGAGGTCTTCGGCGTTCGGATCGGCGTCGTCAAGGGCGGTTGCGCCGGGATGGAATATACCATGGAGTATGCCGGCGCGCCGGCACCCGGCGACGAGATCGTGGAAGACCAGGGGGTGCGCCTCCTGATCGATCCGAAGGCCATTCTCTTCCTCCTCGGCACCGAGATGGATTTCAAGGAGGACATGCTCTCCTCCGGTTTCGTGTTCAACAATCCGAACCAGACCAGCGCTTGCGGCTGCGGCATCTCGGTCGAGATCAGGCCGGCGGATGGCGCGGCGCTCGGCGGCTACGAGGCGCCTGCCAGGAGCTGA
- a CDS encoding sensory protein TspO: MDASLIVFLALVALVALSGVFFAPGAWYDSLSKPSWTPPGWLFGPAWTILYIMIAIAGWLVWAVAPVSSAMAFWVAQLIFNAAWSWLFFGLKRMDLALGDIAFMVAAIVGFIGTAWPVSETAALLFVPYLLWVLFAGSLNASIWMRNAPRRR; encoded by the coding sequence ATGGATGCCAGCCTGATCGTTTTCCTCGCCCTGGTCGCGCTGGTCGCGCTCTCCGGCGTCTTCTTTGCGCCCGGCGCCTGGTACGACAGCCTCTCCAAGCCGTCATGGACACCGCCCGGTTGGCTCTTCGGGCCCGCCTGGACGATCCTCTACATCATGATCGCCATCGCCGGCTGGCTGGTCTGGGCGGTCGCGCCCGTCTCCTCGGCCATGGCCTTCTGGGTGGCGCAGCTCATTTTCAATGCCGCCTGGTCGTGGCTCTTCTTCGGCCTCAAGCGCATGGACCTCGCGCTCGGCGACATCGCGTTCATGGTCGCGGCCATCGTCGGCTTCATCGGCACGGCATGGCCGGTCTCCGAGACCGCGGCATTGCTGTTCGTGCCGTATCTCCTTTGGGTGCTCTTTGCCGGCAGCCTCAACGCCAGCATCTGGATGCGCAACGCCCCCCGACGTCGCTGA
- the sufD gene encoding Fe-S cluster assembly protein SufD — protein sequence MRVDVIRTRAETALGDHFAAAAERLAGNRDVAKARANGIARFQAHGLPGRRNEEWKYTDLRAHVTEAYEPLVAGIGGTAIGMGALEEALGPLAGLAAARLVVVDGRFEPNLSSAAQEGDGVSVRPLAEVLAGAGAADFGRIPGVPESDVVAALNEAFASDGVVVEIDGTERRIVHIVHLHEAAAPGAVTTRNVIRVAAGASALVVESHFAMSGGARQVNCASVVTVAEGGRLDHVKLLSKGEATTHLSTWSVELARMSRYVATQLTRGGKLTRNQVYLKFSGELALAHLNGVMMQRASQHCDSTLVVDHVAPACESRELFKAVLDDEARAVFQGKITVRPEAQKTDGRQMSQALLLSETAEFDAKPELEIFADDVACGHGATSGQLDENMLFYLRARGVPEVAAKALLIEAFAGEALDEVEEPELREVMADITRGWLAEGQTRGRSA from the coding sequence ATGAGAGTGGACGTGATCAGAACGCGGGCCGAGACGGCGCTCGGTGACCACTTCGCGGCGGCGGCCGAAAGGCTCGCCGGCAATCGCGACGTGGCGAAGGCGCGTGCGAACGGAATAGCCCGTTTCCAGGCGCACGGATTGCCCGGCAGGCGGAACGAGGAATGGAAATATACCGATCTTCGTGCGCATGTGACGGAGGCGTACGAACCTCTTGTTGCCGGCATCGGCGGAACGGCCATCGGGATGGGAGCACTCGAGGAGGCACTCGGCCCCTTGGCCGGCCTCGCGGCCGCACGCCTGGTCGTGGTCGACGGGCGCTTCGAACCGAACCTCTCGAGCGCCGCGCAGGAGGGGGATGGCGTTTCGGTCCGCCCGCTCGCCGAGGTCCTCGCCGGCGCGGGAGCCGCCGACTTCGGGCGCATTCCGGGGGTGCCGGAGAGTGACGTCGTGGCGGCGCTGAACGAGGCGTTCGCAAGCGATGGCGTCGTCGTGGAGATCGATGGGACGGAGCGACGGATCGTGCACATCGTGCACCTGCACGAGGCCGCGGCCCCGGGCGCTGTGACGACGCGCAACGTCATCCGCGTCGCGGCCGGCGCTAGCGCTCTCGTCGTCGAGAGCCATTTCGCAATGAGCGGTGGCGCCCGGCAGGTGAACTGCGCGAGCGTGGTGACGGTCGCGGAGGGCGGCCGGCTGGATCACGTCAAACTGCTGAGCAAGGGGGAGGCGACGACACACCTCTCGACGTGGTCCGTGGAACTCGCCCGCATGTCCCGTTATGTCGCAACGCAACTGACGCGCGGCGGTAAACTGACACGCAACCAGGTCTACCTGAAATTCTCCGGCGAACTTGCGCTGGCGCACCTCAACGGCGTCATGATGCAGCGTGCCAGCCAGCACTGCGATTCGACACTGGTCGTCGATCATGTGGCACCCGCTTGCGAGAGCCGGGAGCTTTTCAAGGCTGTGCTCGATGACGAGGCACGCGCTGTGTTCCAGGGCAAGATCACCGTGCGGCCGGAGGCCCAGAAGACCGACGGCAGGCAGATGAGTCAGGCGCTGCTGCTCTCGGAGACAGCGGAGTTCGACGCCAAGCCGGAGCTGGAGATTTTCGCGGACGATGTCGCTTGCGGCCACGGGGCGACGTCGGGGCAACTCGACGAGAACATGCTTTTCTATCTGCGTGCGCGTGGCGTTCCGGAGGTCGCGGCCAAGGCGCTGTTGATCGAGGCGTTCGCGGGCGAAGCGCTCGACGAGGTCGAGGAGCCGGAGCTGCGCGAGGTGATGGCGGACATTACCCGCGGATGGCTCGCGGAGGGACAGACCCGAGGCCGATCGGCCTAG
- the sufS gene encoding SufS family cysteine desulfurase, whose product MASVQAGYDVELVRAQFPILSRQVHGKPLVYLDNGASAQKPRVVLDAMEQVHVAAYANVHRGLHFLSNLATQQYEDAREKVAGFTNARRNEEVIFTKSATEAINLVAQSYGRANVGADDVVVLSIMEHHSNIVPWHFLRERQGARLKWAQIADDGSFLMEDFERLLCDRTKLVAITHMSNVLGTVTPIKEICRIAHARGIPVLVDGSQGAVHLDVDVQDLGCDFYVMTGHKLYGPTGIGVLWGRAELMEVMPPFLGGGEMIEHVGTDRVTYAGLPHRFEAGTPPIVQAIGLGAAVDFVLASGREAVAAHEADLVAHAHARLEELDFVTIHGTAPGKGSIVSFSMAGLHPHDVSTIIDRSGVAIRAGHHCAQPLMERLGVSATCRASFAMYNTRDEVDMLADALKKAHGFFA is encoded by the coding sequence ATGGCGAGCGTGCAAGCCGGCTACGACGTCGAGCTGGTGCGCGCGCAATTTCCGATCCTGAGCCGCCAGGTGCACGGCAAACCGCTCGTCTACCTCGACAATGGCGCCTCCGCGCAGAAGCCGCGGGTCGTGCTCGATGCCATGGAGCAGGTGCACGTCGCCGCCTATGCCAACGTTCATCGGGGTCTCCATTTCCTCTCCAACCTGGCAACCCAGCAATATGAGGACGCACGCGAGAAGGTGGCGGGCTTCACCAACGCGCGGCGCAACGAGGAGGTGATCTTCACCAAGAGCGCGACGGAGGCGATCAATCTCGTCGCCCAGAGCTATGGACGCGCCAACGTCGGCGCGGATGACGTCGTCGTCCTCTCGATCATGGAGCACCATTCCAATATCGTCCCCTGGCACTTTCTCAGGGAGCGTCAGGGCGCACGCCTCAAGTGGGCGCAGATCGCCGACGACGGTTCGTTCCTCATGGAGGATTTCGAGCGCCTGCTCTGCGACAGGACGAAGCTCGTTGCGATCACGCACATGTCCAACGTGCTCGGCACCGTGACCCCGATCAAGGAGATCTGTCGCATCGCCCATGCGCGCGGCATCCCGGTGCTCGTCGACGGCAGCCAGGGTGCGGTGCATCTCGACGTCGATGTCCAGGATCTCGGCTGCGACTTCTACGTCATGACGGGTCACAAGCTCTACGGCCCGACGGGGATCGGCGTGCTCTGGGGGCGGGCGGAGCTGATGGAGGTGATGCCGCCCTTCCTCGGGGGCGGGGAAATGATCGAGCACGTCGGCACCGACCGGGTCACTTATGCCGGCCTGCCGCACCGCTTCGAGGCCGGCACGCCACCGATCGTGCAGGCCATCGGGCTCGGGGCAGCCGTGGATTTCGTCCTCGCCAGCGGCCGCGAGGCGGTGGCAGCGCACGAGGCGGACCTCGTCGCCCACGCGCACGCGCGGCTCGAGGAACTCGACTTCGTCACGATCCACGGCACGGCCCCCGGCAAGGGGAGCATCGTTTCGTTCAGCATGGCCGGCCTGCATCCGCACGACGTCAGCACGATCATCGACCGCTCCGGGGTGGCGATCCGCGCCGGTCACCACTGCGCGCAGCCATTGATGGAGCGGCTTGGCGTCAGCGCGACCTGCCGCGCCTCGTTCGCGATGTACAACACGCGGGACGAAGTCGATATGCTTGCCGATGCCTTGAAGAAGGCACATGGATTTTTCGCCTGA
- the thrS gene encoding threonine--tRNA ligase, giving the protein MPDITITFPDGNSRSVPAGTTGAALAAMISKSLAKKAVAMTVDGVLADLADPIEANAAIKIVTRTDPEALELIRHDCAHVLAEAVQELWPGTQVTIGPVIENGFYYDFARDEPFSPADFVVIEAKMREIIKRNAPFAKEVWSRAKARKVFAEKGEAYKVELVDAIPEDQDLKIYSQGSWFDLCRGPHMTSTGQIGDAFKLQRVAGAYWRGDAANAMLQRIYGTAFASKEDLAAHLHMLEEAEKRDHRRLGREMDLYHFQDEGPGTVFWHAKGWTLFQALVGYMRRRLAGDYQEVNAPQVLDKSLWETSGHWGWYQDNMFAVKSASAFENPRDEERDQRVFALKPMNCPGHVQLFKFGLKSYRDLPVRLAEFGVVHRYEASGALHGLMRVRAFTQDDAHVFCTEAQLEAEVLKINDLMMSVYEDFGFGEVVVKLATRPEKRVGTDAMWDHAEAILRKVLARMAEASGGRIKTGINEGEGTFYGPKFEYTLRDAIGREWQCGTTQVDFNLPERFGIFYVDANGEKKQPVMIHRAICGSLERFLGILIESTGGSLPLWLAPVQAVVATIVSDADDYAREVAGELRAAGLRVETDLRNEKINYKVREHSLAKVPVLLVAGKREAEERTLSIRRLGSRDQESASLEDVVAMLTGEATPPDVARTRAARKAAE; this is encoded by the coding sequence ATGCCAGATATCACCATCACCTTCCCCGACGGCAACTCCCGCAGCGTGCCGGCCGGTACGACCGGTGCCGCGCTCGCGGCCATGATCTCGAAATCGCTCGCCAAGAAGGCGGTCGCCATGACCGTCGACGGCGTCCTCGCCGATCTCGCCGATCCGATCGAAGCCAACGCAGCGATCAAGATCGTCACGCGCACCGACCCCGAGGCCCTCGAACTCATCCGCCACGACTGCGCGCACGTGCTCGCCGAAGCGGTACAGGAACTCTGGCCCGGCACCCAAGTGACCATCGGCCCGGTGATCGAGAACGGCTTTTATTACGACTTCGCGCGCGATGAACCATTCTCGCCGGCGGACTTCGTGGTGATCGAGGCGAAAATGCGCGAAATCATCAAGCGCAACGCGCCTTTCGCCAAGGAGGTCTGGTCACGCGCGAAAGCACGCAAGGTGTTCGCCGAAAAGGGGGAGGCCTACAAGGTCGAGCTGGTCGATGCGATCCCCGAGGACCAGGACCTCAAGATCTACAGCCAGGGCAGCTGGTTCGACCTCTGCCGGGGCCCGCACATGACCTCGACCGGTCAGATCGGCGATGCCTTCAAGCTGCAGCGCGTCGCGGGCGCCTATTGGCGCGGCGATGCCGCGAACGCCATGCTCCAGCGCATCTACGGCACCGCGTTCGCTTCCAAGGAGGACCTCGCGGCCCATCTCCACATGCTGGAGGAGGCTGAAAAGCGGGACCATCGCCGCCTCGGGCGCGAAATGGACCTCTACCACTTCCAGGACGAAGGCCCCGGCACCGTCTTCTGGCACGCCAAGGGCTGGACGCTCTTTCAGGCCCTCGTCGGCTACATGCGCCGGCGCCTCGCCGGCGACTACCAGGAAGTGAATGCCCCCCAGGTGCTCGACAAGTCGCTCTGGGAGACTTCGGGCCACTGGGGTTGGTATCAGGACAACATGTTCGCGGTGAAGTCGGCCTCCGCCTTCGAGAACCCGCGCGACGAGGAGCGCGACCAGCGCGTGTTCGCCCTCAAACCGATGAACTGCCCCGGCCACGTGCAGCTCTTCAAGTTCGGCCTCAAGAGCTACCGCGACCTGCCGGTGCGGCTCGCCGAGTTCGGCGTCGTGCACCGCTACGAAGCCTCCGGCGCCCTGCACGGCCTCATGCGCGTTCGTGCCTTCACCCAGGACGATGCCCACGTCTTCTGCACCGAGGCCCAGCTCGAGGCCGAGGTGCTGAAGATCAACGACCTCATGATGTCGGTCTATGAGGATTTCGGCTTCGGCGAGGTGGTGGTCAAGCTCGCGACGCGGCCGGAAAAGCGTGTCGGCACGGACGCCATGTGGGACCACGCCGAGGCGATCCTGCGCAAGGTGCTCGCGCGCATGGCCGAGGCCTCCGGAGGGCGCATCAAGACAGGCATCAACGAGGGCGAAGGCACCTTCTACGGGCCGAAATTCGAGTATACGCTCCGCGATGCCATCGGCCGCGAGTGGCAGTGCGGAACGACGCAGGTCGATTTCAATCTCCCCGAACGCTTCGGCATCTTCTACGTCGATGCGAACGGGGAAAAGAAACAGCCGGTGATGATCCACCGCGCGATCTGCGGCTCCCTCGAGCGCTTCCTCGGCATCCTGATCGAGAGCACCGGCGGCAGCCTGCCGCTCTGGCTCGCGCCCGTGCAGGCGGTCGTTGCGACCATCGTATCGGACGCGGATGATTATGCGCGTGAGGTCGCAGGCGAATTGCGTGCCGCCGGCCTCAGGGTCGAGACGGACCTCAGGAACGAAAAGATCAACTACAAGGTGCGCGAGCACTCCCTCGCCAAAGTGCCGGTGCTGCTCGTTGCCGGCAAGCGCGAGGCTGAAGAGCGCACGCTCTCGATCCGTCGGCTCGGCTCGCGCGACCAGGAAAGCGCTTCGCTCGAAGATGTCGTCGCCATGCTGACGGGCGAGGCAACGCCTCCCGACGTCGCGCGCACCCGGGCCGCACGCAAGGCCGCGGAGTGA
- a CDS encoding SUF system Fe-S cluster assembly protein, with the protein MVEEGPRHETPVASGGTDAQGDRAHPPTVGEGGTPVPGSALSREELDQLTADIVTALKTVYDPEIPVDIYELGLIYRVDVSDERRVAIDMTLTAPGCPVAGEMPVWVENAVSPIPGVQGVDVKLTFDPPWDPSRMSDEARLALNYF; encoded by the coding sequence ATGGTCGAGGAAGGCCCGCGGCACGAGACGCCCGTCGCGAGTGGCGGGACGGACGCGCAAGGCGATCGCGCGCATCCCCCGACTGTCGGGGAAGGCGGAACGCCGGTGCCGGGAAGCGCCCTTTCGAGGGAGGAACTCGATCAACTCACGGCCGACATCGTCACGGCGCTGAAGACGGTCTACGATCCGGAGATCCCCGTCGACATCTACGAACTCGGCCTCATCTATCGTGTGGACGTCAGCGACGAGCGACGCGTCGCCATCGACATGACGCTGACGGCGCCGGGTTGCCCGGTGGCGGGCGAGATGCCGGTCTGGGTGGAAAATGCGGTCTCTCCGATCCCCGGAGTGCAGGGCGTCGATGTCAAATTGACGTTCGATCCGCCATGGGACCCGAGCCGGATGTCGGACGAGGCACGTCTTGCGCTCAACTACTTCTGA
- a CDS encoding M24 family metallopeptidase → MVHSTFSISNRKIDPTRRRVTAAAVLPDGSPNDNDRVEIGPTDLAFAEWAARGITPPNLEALRSYRLSRLVGELRRRDYAGLLLFDPLNIRYATDTTNMQLWIAHNPCRAAFISADGYVVLWDFHNCDHLSAHLPLVREIRHGASFFYFESGDRVVEHAMRFAEEIDALMRAHGGSNRRLAVDKMEYQGEKSLEALGIEIKDGQEVTEHARSVKDANEINALRCAVAACEAAMWEMKAVIRPGVTEVDMWAELQRGNHIRGGEWIETRILASGPRTNPWFQEAGPRILQDGDILAFDTDLIGPYGYCSDISRTWKVGDQEPTPYEKQLYREALDHIRTNMELLRPGVGFLELSRKAQPLQEKYRHQRYGVVFHGVGLCDEYPAIRYPEDIQSSGYDGVLEVGQALCVEVYFGEVGGPCGIKLEDQVVITETGYENLTTFPFEEAFLR, encoded by the coding sequence ATGGTTCACTCCACTTTTTCCATCAGCAACCGCAAGATCGATCCGACACGACGGCGCGTCACGGCCGCTGCCGTGCTGCCGGATGGCTCGCCGAACGACAACGACCGGGTCGAGATCGGGCCGACCGACCTTGCCTTCGCGGAATGGGCCGCCCGAGGCATAACGCCGCCAAATCTCGAGGCGCTTCGCAGCTACCGGCTCTCGCGGCTCGTCGGCGAATTGCGCAGGCGCGACTATGCGGGTCTGCTGCTTTTCGATCCCTTGAACATCCGCTACGCCACCGACACCACCAACATGCAGCTCTGGATCGCGCACAACCCGTGCCGGGCGGCCTTCATCTCGGCCGACGGCTATGTCGTGCTCTGGGATTTCCACAACTGCGACCATCTTTCGGCCCATTTGCCGCTGGTGCGCGAGATCAGGCACGGGGCGAGCTTCTTCTACTTCGAGAGCGGCGACCGGGTGGTCGAGCATGCCATGCGCTTTGCCGAGGAGATCGATGCGCTGATGCGTGCGCACGGGGGCAGCAACCGGCGGCTCGCCGTGGACAAGATGGAATACCAGGGCGAAAAGTCGCTCGAGGCGCTCGGCATCGAGATCAAGGATGGTCAGGAGGTGACCGAACATGCGCGCTCGGTGAAGGACGCCAACGAGATCAACGCGCTGCGCTGCGCGGTGGCGGCCTGCGAGGCGGCCATGTGGGAGATGAAGGCGGTCATAAGGCCTGGCGTCACCGAGGTCGACATGTGGGCCGAGCTGCAGCGCGGCAACCACATTCGCGGCGGCGAGTGGATCGAAACACGCATCCTGGCGTCCGGCCCGCGCACCAACCCCTGGTTCCAGGAGGCGGGACCGCGCATCCTCCAGGACGGCGACATCCTCGCCTTCGATACCGACCTCATCGGCCCCTACGGTTATTGCTCCGACATCAGCCGGACGTGGAAGGTCGGCGACCAGGAGCCGACCCCCTACGAAAAGCAGCTCTACCGCGAGGCGCTCGATCACATCCGGACCAACATGGAACTCCTGAGGCCGGGCGTCGGCTTTCTCGAACTCAGCCGCAAGGCGCAACCCTTGCAGGAGAAATATCGCCATCAGCGCTACGGCGTCGTCTTCCACGGGGTCGGGCTCTGCGACGAGTATCCCGCCATCCGCTATCCGGAGGATATCCAGTCTTCCGGTTACGACGGCGTGCTCGAGGTGGGGCAGGCGCTCTGCGTGGAGGTTTATTTCGGCGAGGTGGGCGGTCCCTGTGGCATCAAGCTCGAGGACCAGGTCGTCATCACGGAGACGGGTTATGAGAACCTCACCACGTTCCCGTTCGAGGAGGCGTTCCTGCGCTGA
- a CDS encoding transglutaminase, protein MKFQWQMAGACVLWLALSAAFAEGLASEPHGLRNVPAAEAFQRSFGPTTAPFGFVAFCREQPGECIGAAVSHRRFSLDNARWKDLEEVNDVVNRTVWPASDRAVYGIRERWALPRTFGDCEDYVLLKRRLLMDRGWPASALLIAVVIDEAGEGHAVLVARGAEGDFVLDNRNAAILPWSQTVYQFIKRQSYRNPREWVALQPE, encoded by the coding sequence ATGAAGTTCCAGTGGCAAATGGCGGGCGCGTGCGTGCTCTGGCTCGCGCTTTCGGCGGCGTTCGCCGAAGGGCTTGCCAGCGAGCCGCATGGCTTGCGGAACGTGCCCGCGGCCGAGGCGTTCCAGCGCAGCTTCGGGCCGACAACGGCGCCGTTCGGCTTCGTCGCCTTCTGCCGCGAGCAACCGGGCGAATGCATCGGCGCGGCGGTCAGCCATCGGCGCTTTTCGCTCGACAACGCCCGCTGGAAGGATCTCGAGGAGGTCAATGACGTCGTCAACCGCACCGTCTGGCCGGCATCCGACAGGGCGGTCTACGGGATCCGCGAGCGTTGGGCTCTGCCGCGCACGTTCGGCGACTGCGAGGACTATGTGTTGCTCAAGCGGCGGTTGCTGATGGACCGCGGCTGGCCGGCGAGCGCTTTGCTCATCGCCGTGGTCATCGACGAAGCGGGCGAGGGGCATGCCGTTCTGGTGGCGCGTGGCGCGGAGGGGGATTTCGTTCTCGACAACCGCAACGCCGCGATCCTTCCGTGGAGCCAAACGGTCTACCAGTTCATCAAGCGCCAGTCGTACCGCAATCCGCGCGAGTGGGTGGCGCTGCAACCGGAATAA
- a CDS encoding DUF3126 family protein, which produces MKREETARLQRYLQKTFRLDTIELRPMMRKDDMLEVFIAGESAGLIYRDVDEDDGEVSYSFRMVMLEIDLADV; this is translated from the coding sequence TTGAAGCGTGAGGAAACCGCCCGACTGCAGCGCTATCTGCAGAAAACGTTCCGCCTCGACACGATCGAGCTGCGGCCGATGATGCGCAAGGACGACATGCTGGAGGTCTTCATTGCAGGCGAGTCGGCGGGCCTGATCTATCGGGACGTCGACGAGGATGATGGAGAGGTCTCCTACAGCTTCCGAATGGTTATGCTGGAGATCGATCTCGCCGACGTCTGA
- a CDS encoding GNAT family N-acetyltransferase, with protein sequence MASKASHGYDAAFMEACRVELTVDARVLASSDTWVAEVGGVGEGAMIAGFAGFEIVHGRANVTAMFVDPAASGRGIGRALWTRLEEQVAARGLEVIDVEADPNAVGFYRRMGCVQVGMTPSGSIPGRMLPLLERRLTKGA encoded by the coding sequence ATGGCCTCGAAGGCGTCGCACGGCTACGATGCTGCCTTCATGGAGGCATGCAGAGTCGAGCTGACGGTCGATGCCCGCGTGCTGGCCTCCAGCGACACGTGGGTCGCGGAGGTGGGAGGAGTTGGCGAGGGCGCGATGATCGCGGGCTTCGCCGGCTTTGAGATTGTGCACGGTCGCGCCAATGTCACTGCGATGTTCGTCGATCCTGCGGCCAGTGGTCGCGGTATTGGTCGCGCGCTCTGGACCAGACTGGAGGAGCAGGTGGCAGCACGGGGCCTCGAGGTCATCGACGTCGAGGCGGATCCCAACGCTGTCGGCTTCTACCGGCGCATGGGATGCGTGCAGGTCGGAATGACGCCTTCGGGCTCGATTCCGGGGCGCATGTTGCCGCTCCTCGAACGCCGGCTCACGAAAGGGGCGTAG
- the sufC gene encoding Fe-S cluster assembly ATPase SufC, producing the protein MLEIRNLHVRLAEEDKPILKGLDLVVPTGEVHAIMGPNGSGKSTLGYVIAGKEDYEVTGGDILWNGESVLEMGPDERAAAGLFLAFQYPVEIPGVATLTFLRTALNAVRKARGEDEVSVADFMRLVRAKAEKLNVTQEMLKRPLNVGFSGGEKKRLEILQMAVLEPTCCILDETDSGLDIDAVRIVSEGVNALRGPERSVLVITHYQRLLNYIVPDRVHVLSGGRIVKSGGRELALELEAQGYADYVQPAA; encoded by the coding sequence ATGCTGGAAATCAGGAATTTACACGTCAGGCTCGCTGAAGAGGATAAGCCGATCCTCAAGGGGCTCGACCTCGTCGTGCCGACCGGAGAGGTCCACGCCATCATGGGGCCGAACGGCTCGGGCAAGTCGACGCTGGGCTACGTCATCGCCGGAAAGGAGGATTACGAGGTCACCGGAGGTGATATTCTCTGGAACGGCGAGAGCGTCCTCGAGATGGGGCCGGACGAGCGCGCCGCGGCCGGGCTCTTCCTTGCCTTCCAGTATCCGGTCGAAATCCCGGGCGTCGCGACGCTGACGTTCCTGCGCACCGCGCTCAACGCTGTGCGCAAGGCGCGTGGAGAGGACGAGGTGTCCGTTGCCGATTTCATGCGGCTGGTGCGCGCGAAGGCCGAAAAGCTCAACGTCACTCAGGAGATGCTGAAGCGGCCGCTCAATGTCGGCTTCTCGGGCGGAGAAAAGAAGCGCCTCGAGATCCTGCAGATGGCCGTTCTGGAGCCGACCTGCTGCATTCTGGACGAGACCGACTCTGGGCTCGACATCGACGCTGTCAGGATCGTCTCGGAGGGCGTCAACGCGCTGCGCGGTCCGGAGCGCTCGGTGCTGGTGATCACGCACTACCAGCGGCTCCTCAACTATATCGTTCCTGACCGGGTGCACGTGCTCTCGGGCGGGCGGATCGTCAAGAGCGGGGGGCGCGAACTCGCGCTCGAGCTCGAGGCGCAGGGCTACGCCGACTACGTGCAGCCGGCGGCCTGA